From Mus musculus strain C57BL/6J chromosome 8, GRCm38.p6 C57BL/6J, a single genomic window includes:
- the Defb46 gene encoding beta-defensin 53 precursor, protein MRIHYLLFAFLLVLLSPCAACIQIISSIRGVCWGQCVSGTREIGMSGLRSMKCCIRK, encoded by the exons ATGAGGATCCATTACCTTCTCTTTGCATTTCTCCTGGTGCTGCTCTCTCCATGTGCAG cTTGTATCCAAATAATTAGTTCAATAAGAGGTGTCTGCTGGGGTCAGTGTGTTTCTGGCACTAGAGAGATTGGCATGTCTGGCCTTCGTAGTATGAAATGCTGCATAAGAAAATAG